The nucleotide sequence AGGAAGTGGCCTTATATCTgcagaaactgaaggaattagaagTGAAGCAGGAGGAGGTTGTCAAGGAGAACATGGAGCTCAAAGAGCTCTGTGTGATGCTGGACGAAGAGAAAGGTGGCTGTGCCGGCAGCCGGAGCTCCATTGACAGCCAGATCAGCCTGTGCCAGCTCACGGCTTCCAGTGCCCCCTACGTGAGGGACGTAGGGGATGGCAGCAGCACCTCCAGCACAGGGAGCACCGACAGCCCCGACCACCACAAGCATCATACAGGCAGCAGCCCCGAACATCTCCAGAAACCTAGGGCGGAGGGGAGTCCAGAACACTCAAAGCACAGGAGTGGGAGCCCAGAACACCTGGCCAAACCGAGGGTTTCTGGGAGCCCAGATCACCAGAAACAGCTCAAAGGACCCAGTCCAGAGCATCACAAAACCATAGCCAAGGGCAGCCCTGAGCCGCAGAAGCACACGGGTGGTAGCCCGGAGACGCTGCCAAAGCATGTGATAAGCAGCAGCCCTGAACATTTTCAGAAGCACAGACCCGGCGGGAGCCCGGAACACCCAAAGCACGGCAGCGGTAGCCCTGAGCACCTTCAGAAACACATCTTGAGTGGGAGCATGGAGCACCTTCCACGGGTGAGGGGGACCAGCCCTGAGCATCTCAAGCAGCATTACGGGGGAAGCCCGGATCATCACAAGCACATGGGCGGAGGAGGCAGCAGGGAAGGCACCCTCCGAAGGCAGACGCCGGACGACTTGTCACCTCATCACAGGAGTGTGTACAGTGGAATGAATGGTGGGTCAGTACGCGCTATGGGCACCTCTTTTGCCGGAACTACCAACTAGGACCCATAAATAGCATGCCGGTTACCTTTTTTGAATTGAGCGGTTGTTCTGGGAGGCGGGAAGGATGAAGGAATTATCCGGTTATGATCTTATGGAGGATATTTTTGAATAGCACACAGATCTGAGTAGCGGTTTAGGTCCAGAGAAGGGAGATGAGAAATCGTGATGTAGGAGGAGGTGACCAGCGGGGAAGGGGAGGGTATTCTAGGTAGTCTGGAAATTTAAGGTAAAAGAAATCTGTCTTAAATGTGGCCGGCCATGCTCGTATTTGCCAGTTTTCTCTAGTTGCTAAAAGTAGTGGCCAAAGTCTATTGTTTTAATACTACTCTTAAACGTATTTGGATAATGAAATTACCTACGcgaatataaagaaagaatggGATTAAAATAGTATAGTTTTGCTAACAATTGGCTCAAACTTATTTGCCTATAAAGCTAGTGTGATTTCTGTTACGATGGAGGTCATATTGTAAATTTGAAGTTTTCAGTGCATTCAGTTGCTTCTAAAATGCATTTTAATGGGGTCGGCTGGTTAGCTCAGTtggttgagaaccaggcctagagaggggaggtcctgggttcaaatctgacctcagacacttcttagctgtgtgaccctgggcaagtcacttgactcccattgcctacccttaccactcttctgccttggagccaatacacagtattgactctgagatggaaggtaagggctttaaaaaaatgcattttaagtCACCCCTTTCCCCATTACATTCAGACAATCAAACCTTATTTAAAAGTTTTCAGAAGTGTGTGCTCATGAAGGAGTACATACTCATTTCATTATTAGATGCAgaaggattctttttttcccGAAGGAGAGGGGTTTAGTTTTATCCATGAAAATGTGGTATGATGAACTCGAAAATCAATGATTTTGGAGTTAGAGAACCTGAGCTTAAATCCTCTCTCTTTaatttactatctatatgaccttggggaaaGTCACTGTAACTTCCTGGACCtcaattttatctgtaaaatgagaagattgcaGTAGATGCCCTCTAAGTTCCCTTCAGACTCCCTTTAAAGTGAACtgggagggggcagttgggtgactcagtggatagagagccaggcctagagacaggaagttctggcttcaaatatgacctcagatacttcttagctttgtgactctgggcaagtcacttaacccctatggcctagcccttaaccaTTTTTTCAgctttggaacctatacacagtattgattccaaaaaagaaggtaagggtttaattgcATAAATAAAGTGAACAGGCACTTACTCTGGTTTCTAAGGGCATGCTACACTTTGAATTTTCAGAGAAGGCAACCAACCAGAGCTTATtgccatttcctccatgaatcagcttcccttttttatttttttaaatttttttttgtatgttggGTTTTGGAACCACATTTAACTTGAGAGAGAAACTACTTGAgagaataacattaaaaaataattcctttatgCAACCTATGATCAAATTTAGAAGGAAAGTGATAAGTAAGAAGACTATGTGTTGGCTGGAGGTTCAACACTTCTTCCCTCTGTCGCCCTTCAAAATATCAATGGTTATTCACTTCATTTAAATGTTGCTTCAGAGACCCCATGAAGGAGGCTCTGATCAGTGTAGAAGGACACTGCCAATATTAGTGGTGACACACAGGTGTAAATTTTCAATATTGTACTTGGGGATTTAGCTGTTGGATTCCATTTCATCTTAATCCTCCTCTCCTGGTACTGAAAATTGACTCCTGAAGCTCGTGACTTCTAATGCATCCAGTGTTCTTTGAAAAGTCTTAGtaaatggaaggagaaagggtAGCAGAATAACAGGAAGACATTCGCTGGGAAGTTTATGTTTGGAGATGGAGGCTGGGACCAAGGTCACATCCCGGGAGCAGATTGATTAAAAGTTCAGTTACTCCTTGTTTGTCTTGGTCTTTGTGACCAAGACCTTTGGGTTCCTTTTTCTCACAAGagatcaaataattttaatttcaagGTTATTGTGATGGGAATAGTTGCCTAGAAAGTTTGGTTTTAAGAGGGAATAGATGAGGGAagctagttagcacagtggatagagaagcagaccatggagtcaggaggacctgggttcaaatttgctgCTCTAgacattttttagctgtgtgaccctgggcaagtcacttaaccctaattgcccagtcctttctgctctcttgtcttagaactgatattaagacagaaactaaagataaaaaagaggaatAGATGAACTGGATGAAAAATTAATAGTactatattttcattgttttatgtATGAATTGTAAGTATGAGTGAGCCCTGCTTAAACAACAGCATCCAAAAAAGACACATTAAAATGGCTACATTTAGAACTGTCGGTTCATTTCACAACAGGGTCCTTCTAAATATCAAGCTCCCTTAGTCCaattaaatgataattttatgatagtcataaaatctattttatagtCATTCCTTCAAGAATACATCTAGTGCATAAAGCGAGGTACTTTTGTTTGGGAGAGAAGCATTAGAAAAAGACTCAGGATTCATAATTATATGGATGCAGGTTTACTTTGCAGTTCAGATCATATCCCTTTTTCACCCTCCAACAACCAATATGCCAAGGATACATTGAGAACCATTGGTTTGTTTCATAATAGAATTCTAAATATCATGTCCTATACAATAAATTCCTGATATAACATAATTAACCTCTAGCATTGTGGCTTGTGTCATCTAACATAGCATTCCCATGTTTTGCCCTATTTGCAAATATTTCAGAcaattttaaatttgtatttaagCCTATCTCTGTTGTTGCCCTCTCAGAACATTCTGAATTTAGTTTCTAGGCTTTCCACATATTCAGCATCTAATAAGTGTTGGGGAGAGTTGGGGTTGGCATTTAATTTGGCAGTCTATACCTTTCATTACAATTCCACAGTGTGTTGATTGCATTACACTTTGGAGAATGGAAGAGAATACCATGTTCAGAGATTAGCTCTAGAACAGTGGCATCCACCTTAAATAAAAACAAGGCTACTAAACCATCCACAATGGTCCCTGTGGGCCACAGACTGACGTAGAAAGCTTTATATTAACAGTGTCTGCGTTCtcctgtgtttttatttattttgttaactatttcccaattgcaaTTTACTCTATTTCAGCCAGCACTCAGGAGTATTGTGGTCTGtgtttgttatttctcttctggAATGCCAAATATGGCTATTTAAAACATGATAGTTTTGGACAGATATATCTTTCTCATGACACATACCCCTCAACCGATAACTCAGGGGAAGCAACCGTATTTTGTTGTAGATAGGAAGAAATGAGACTGAGATGAGATGATTCATCAAGTAGGGAATGGACAAGATGTTATTTTTTCTGGAATCTTATACAAGAAACAAGTGAACATCAGTGGGAAGGTTCTGTTGGTATATTACAAAATTATGTTTAGCTTTGAGCATCTTCAAATCATGTTGAGCTTTTCAGCTGGGAAGTTAGGTGGCAAGGCAGCTCATACGTGTGCCCTTCAAGATATTCCTTTTGTTAAAGCAGCCATTTCTAGACTCAAAGGGAAATGCAAAGTGGATGCTAgggtttttctcttccttccttatcCACATCTCTCTGGCAGTTGCTCATTTAGTCcttatgaaaaaacaaacaaataaacattcCTAACACACcatgaaagcattttttaagaaagatattttaCTCTGCTCTCTCTAGGCAAAACTACAATTTGGGAAAGGGCCATTTTGCAAATAGGAAGTTGATGCATCACTCTTGCTGTTTGTACATGAAAGCATTTTGGCTGTAGCTTATTGCATCTTACATTTGAAAACAAAGCTATTAGCCCCCACATGGGCTGTGCATTGTTAGTATGAGCTAGGCAGACTTAGTTCCTCAGAATGGAATTTTCCCTCACCTATCTCCATGGGGAGTGGGGATTATGTTTAGCCCTCTTAAGGTTAAAGTGTTCATCCTCATAAAGCCAGTGAACCTTTCCCTCAGGAAGCCAGCTGGCAGATCTAAGGGCCTTTAATAAGGAACTTTCCTGCATAAGGGTAAGCTCTGTAGTTCTCTTTGTTAGAGGCTCTTCATCTTGCTTAAAGTGTGGATGACTCTAGCAGCTGCTTTGTTTGGGGCATGATTCCAGGTAGGGATCATTCTGCTGATCAGACTGCCCCAAAAAAGGAATTTCCCACCTAGAGATTTTGAACATCCGGTTACTTTTGCCAGGTGGAAAGATGGCAACATTTTGGATTTTAATCCTTGGAATAAACTTGCTGATTTTAGGCAAATAAATTGGGATGAATGCAGAAGCCTTAGGGCTTCTCTTAAtgtttctcttccatcttctgaAAGTGATTATTTAAATCCCCTTAGCCTAtgctatagaataaaatatagtcCAAACTCCTTAGGCTTTGATTGAAGGCCTTCCAAAGTTTGCACCCAGACTCCCTTTGTAGCCTACTTTTTTATTACTCTCCACACCCTCTGTTCTAGTCAATTTATATTGCTAGCTATTGCCTAAATTCAGTCTGCCATCCTTTGCCACCCTGCATTCAGGTAGGCTGTACCCCATGCTTGGAACATATTCCTGTCTCCTCTCCTCCTGTTAAAATTCCTCTTCCCCCACCAATGCTCAGCCTTCCCTAATTCCCACTATAGCTGAAAGTGTTCTTTACCTTCCTCAAAGTATTTTGGATCCTCCTTTGCCCCTAACACTCCTTAATTTGTATTATGCTTATCTGTGTACCTGTTAAATTCCCTGTaaatagattgtaagctccttgagggcagggactatggtgttttttttttccatttgtgtaTCACCAGCACTTAACACATCACCGTGCAcatagcaagtgtttaataaacatgtattaaatcaAATTCTCTTCGTTTTAATTCACTTTCTTATGTGTACTATGAAAAATTGCTTCTGGTTTGATTTCATTTGCTAGAGCCTTTCCTGTTGAATTAAGTGCATTCAAAACCCATCAGAGGTTTTGCCTTCTAACAAATGCACTGTCCAGGTAATGAGCTCTTTCTTCCTTAATCATTTAGGCTATTCCCTTGCCATGGCATATTCAGTTTGGTTTTTGAAGTCAGTGGTGCTAATTAAGGGGTAGGAAAGGATGTCTAAAAAGTGAGATGGGAAGGCAGAGGTTTCTTTGTCTATCCTTCTGTCCCTTCCAATTCCTGAGTGATCCattccagaaaaggaaatatggATGAACAATAGAAGATCCCATGATGCCAGTAATAGGCCCCTTTGGCATGCCCCTgcttaaaaatcttcagtggaTTACTAGTGCACAATGAGtaaaattctttctcctttgcctggTAGTCAAGACTTAATTTGGTGTCATTTTGTTGCTCAAGACTTACTGCATACTATTTTTCATGCATGCGACTCCCTAATTAAATTGGACTTTGCTCACATGCATTTTTCTGCCTCCATACTTTTGCCTGCTACACTGTTCCATGTACTTGGAATGTTCAACAGGCATTGAAGTTCTATTTATCCTTTAGAGCCCAACTACTATGCCAACTCTTTAACGAAGCCTTTCCTAATCACCATTGGTTGGCAATGACCTTCACCTATAATCTCACATAGCAATTTGTTTTACACCTTTCTAATGCATTAAGCTGTGACAATTTAGTTTTAGTTGGCTATGTACCTACCTTAATTCATTCCTAGGCAGCTAGTTCCATAGGGATAGCTTTTTATCTTCTCCCCAGTGCCTAGAATAATCCTCTGCATGCAGTAGATgttcattaaatgtttgttgaatatttTAATGAACAACACTCAATATACTTCCTTCTAGGAAGGTAAGTGTATGATGAACTTCTTTCTTTCCAACTACCTAATTCATCATTCAGAGGGGAATGCTTCAGTTAGGACTATTGTTTCTGAAGTAAATCTACTTGATAAGGCACACTATTAAAGATTTGGTAAAGGATGTGGATTGTTTAAGTTATATCTGGAAAACCCTTATGCAGAGTTAACTTAAGACTTATTTTCTCTATGGAAGGGAAACTGTGTGCATCTATTTCTGAGCCATCTACAAAAGTGTGGCAAGGGTGTGTTGGAACCAGCTCTTACTAGCTAACCAATTGCTAAATATTCAGCATTGATGCTgtgtcgattctaagacagaagagcattgAGGGCTAGGcacttgaggttaagtgacttgatcagggtcacagaggtaagaagtatctgaggccagatttcaagcCAGAATCTTCTAACTCCATGGCTGATATTCCATCTATGGTGTCACCTAGCTACacccaaccttcttattttataatgaggaaacCAACGCTCAGAGAAGCcaaatgatttgttcaaagtcGCACAGGCATTTAATCACATAGATTTTGAACATAATTTCTCTAACTTCAAATTTAGCACACTTTCTACTGTATCATGTTACATATGAAGTATAGTATCTtactaagatcccttccagctctaaatcccataAAATAATTCATGTACATTTATAAATTTTGCATTGGGAATACAATATTTATGCTTATGTAGATGAAGGCAGAAAGTGCAAATTTTCCTGTGTAGATGAATGCTCTTTGATTTCTCCCCTCaagat is from Gracilinanus agilis isolate LMUSP501 chromosome 2, AgileGrace, whole genome shotgun sequence and encodes:
- the CCDC85A gene encoding coiled-coil domain-containing protein 85A isoform X3; amino-acid sequence: MSKATGGAAAAAAAAGAESSSSPAASAAVEDLSKVSDEELLQWSKEELIRSLRRAEAEKVSAMLDHSNLIREVNRRLQLHLGEIRGLKDINQKLQEDNQELRDLCCFLDDDRQKGKKVSREWQRLGRYTAGVMHKEVALYLQKLKELEVKQEEVVKENMELKELCVMLDEEKGGCAGSRSSIDSQISLCQLTASSAPYVRDVGDGSSTSSTGSTDSPDHHKHHTGSSPEHLQKPRAEGSPEHSKHRSGSPEHLAKPRVSGSPDHQKQLKGPSPEHHKTIAKGSPEPQKHTGGSPETLPKHVISSSPEHFQKHRPGGSPEHPKHGSGSPEHLQKHILSGSMEHLPRVRGTSPEHLKQHYGGSPDHHKHMGGGGSREGTLRRQTPDDLSPHHRSVYSGMNESTLSYVRQLEARVRQLEEENRMLPQGPFRLPSGADGNNSSPTSPASFSGHTTPSQQPEPVVHTLKVLDVQENVDRQQGKEYDHDLSETEKAIVREMCNVVWRKLGDAAGSCPGIRQHLSGNQYKGPM
- the CCDC85A gene encoding coiled-coil domain-containing protein 85A isoform X4, with translation MSKATGGAAAAAAAAGAESSSSPAASAAVEDLSKVSDEELLQWSKEELIRSLRRAEAEKVSAMLDHSNLIREVNRRLQLHLGEIRGLKDINQKLQEDNQELRDLCCFLDDDRQKGKKVSREWQRLGRYTAGVMHKEVALYLQKLKELEVKQEEVVKENMELKELCVMLDEEKGGCAGSRSSIDSQISLCQLTASSAPYVRDVGDGSSTSSTGSTDSPDHHKHHTGSSPEHLQKPRAEGSPEHSKHRSGSPEHLAKPRVSGSPDHQKQLKGPSPEHHKTIAKGSPEPQKHTGGSPETLPKHVISSSPEHFQKHRPGGSPEHPKHGSGSPEHLQKHILSGSMEHLPRVRGTSPEHLKQHYGGSPDHHKHMGGGGSREGTLRRQTPDDLSPHHRSVYSGMNESTLSYVRQLEARVRQLEEENRMLPQGPFRLPSGADGNNSSPTSPASFSGHTTPSQQPEPVVHTLKVVWRKLGDAAGSCPGIRQHLSGNQYKGPM
- the CCDC85A gene encoding coiled-coil domain-containing protein 85A isoform X5; the encoded protein is MSKATGGAAAAAAAAGAESSSSPAASAAVEDLSKVSDEELLQWSKEELIRSLRRAEAEKVSAMLDHSNLIREVNRRLQLHLGEIRGLKDINQKLQEDNQELRDLCCFLDDDRQKGKKVSREWQRLGRYTAGVMHKEVALYLQKLKELEVKQEEVVKENMELKELCVMLDEEKGGCAGSRSSIDSQISLCQLTASSAPYVRDVGDGSSTSSTGSTDSPDHHKHHTGSSPEHLQKPRAEGSPEHSKHRSGSPEHLAKPRVSGSPDHQKQLKGPSPEHHKTIAKGSPEPQKHTGGSPETLPKHVISSSPEHFQKHRPGGSPEHPKHGSGSPEHLQKHILSGSMEHLPRVRGTSPEHLKQHYGGSPDHHKHMGGGGSREGTLRRQTPDDLSPHHRSVYSGMNESTLSYVRQLEARVRQLEEENRMLPQVVWRKLGDAAGSCPGIRQHLSGNQYKGPM